The Siniperca chuatsi isolate FFG_IHB_CAS linkage group LG2, ASM2008510v1, whole genome shotgun sequence genome window below encodes:
- the LOC122882934 gene encoding NFX1-type zinc finger-containing protein 1-like isoform X1: MERLTLLTGRRGPINGTDTGQNENASGGRGRRRGGAQGAEARGTEGRRRAQSHGRNQAEREETDGGVGRGGGGMRGRGRGRGGGGADPGRGGERGAGREGRDETDGGGGGEGVRGRGRGRGGAADAGRGGERGAGRQWGGARQRGGGRGRGGNGGEGAERGGARRNGEQGAAEREGERRGGGRGGERRDGVGDRQGRNGGRSNSTGRVGTPQGHGLGYKTMEELSGKDPSVVAITLSCNPALQDVLSGTTMRQDLVELLCLVLSKAFKSRTDRGTLQHLAGIIKDSGFFRTILPHYLVGMESEFNLVRRAQYPRHLENILAILSEVLSIFPASSVQAVSLLLTLLQASINSLRASGVDIQPQMEESVESVQGLIRHLQEKSREGTLRSDRDTYALLPTGRDNPGEEEQQDFRTIPIYPTREEFHQDHRPFLRPNLTSQRYTNTHLYLDTHFRLLREDFVRPLREGIQQLLRNQMGREGGRSDNSLKTKRFDDIRVYFDTKLVVPKCTPTGLAYIVQFDIQPLKFVRWQNSKRLIYGSLVCLSCDNFESFLFATVSDRDPNSLQRGQVQITFTEESRFKLARIQKGQLFLMIETTAYFEAYRYVLEGLQEQEEDSMPFQRYIVECSTDVQPPAYLQRRDIYDLSSIADPDYKDSIRPFHSLEEEAWPRMEELGLDESQMRAFQLALTKELTIIQGPPGTGKTYVGLKIAQALLTNQDLWRDRFGTAPMLVVCYTNHALDQFLEGIHTFLQEGIVRVGGRSNSEILKRFNLRELTHSHDFRRTLPSHLRYAYSEIYKQLCQEERGIQSQSMRLECSLKGVLRESFLEKFISDIHWDSLHLPPTQDGFETWSEKKSSLIMEWLGLGSTVFLQRETENANRNEDIAAAEAMELEEEDLIEIAEEADLLQAERIIEDNIGPRGGRDGRKKGDMEEAVRAVEELMLAMNLDKAEIQAEQSEEGWEMQRDQKRKKKNRIRKELGKSSAMTDKEEDAVLDIWTLSLPDRWRLYRLWVARYRVELCTRVLESEQAYQNAVDRLADVKRQENLCLLKEATVIGMTTTGAAKFRKVLQEVRPRLVIVEEAAEVLEAHTITTLSEACQHLILIGDHQQLRPSATVYELAKNFHLEMSMFERLVKMGLPYVRLNYQHRMRPDIACLLTPHIYSELENHPSVLDYENIKGINTNLFFVEHNYPEEEIKDGRSHQNRHEAMFVVALCRYLLFQDYKPEQITILTTYTGQLHCLRKLMPASQFTGVKVHVVDKYQGEENDIVLLSLVRSNLQGKVGFLNIPNRVCVALSRAKKGLYCIGNSAMLGQVKLWSNIFYTLRQKDQVGNALTLCCQNHPNRQLKVSNVDDFKQAPEGGCTQPCEFRLDCGHVCSRVCHPYDPEHKEYKCGKKCQKILCDRGHRCTLVCHKACPEKCPVKVEKIIPQCLHTQMVPCHQDPNKFVCQEPCQKLLHCGHPCDSLCGEPCTSKCKVKVTLKLRCGHSQQDACFYKTQKEEPECRTPCEHQLKCGHACGGNCGKCYQGRFHFPCLHQCERLLICSHKCREPCTRDCPPCQRPCENCCVHSKCMKPCGQPCALCIEPCAWQCPHQSCNKLCYEPCDRLPCTQPCAKTLDCGHPCIGLCGDKCPSKCRICNYDEVTEIFFGTEDEPDAYFIQLEDCGHIIEYTAMDTYMGMDDSQQANEGEQVAIKLKECPKCRTPIRKNLRYGSHINSSLAEIEMVKAKINGHQADIEEHRKALQKQWKDNLHTYEMHQQKEYMHINDRLGKTYLTANDLWVLENKIDFLVRVAKLRKIQRENMSFRQSFRLEKYFEEFVRWLNNSHQKFTDQQVFDLQRELPRLTLLTELNARCHMADKRRQSDKFQSEVQTITAILEKSGQFTEQDQRRVKEAMKELDNKLPLPGLGISEEERKMIVSAVKMPLGHWHKCPNGHVYLITECGGAMESRRCPDCDATIGGGSHRLASGNQVASEMDGAQHPAWSETNNLLNFEQFD, encoded by the exons ATGGAAAGACTGACTTTATTAACAGGGAGAAGAGGACctattaatg gtACTGATACtggccaaaatgaaaatgctagtggaggcagagggagaagaCGAGGAGGTGCACAGGGGGCCGAGGCGAGAGGAACAGAGGGCAGAAGAAGAGCACAAAGTCATGGGAGAAATCAAGCTGAAAGGgaggagacagatggaggagtaggaagaggaggtggagggatgcgtgggagaggcagaggaagaggaggaggaggagcagaccCAGGAAGAGGGGGTGAAAGAGGTGCAGGAAGAGAAGGCAGGGACGAGACagatgggggaggaggaggtgaaggtgtgcgaggcagaggaagaggaagaggaggagcagcagacgCAGGGAGAGGGGGCGAAAGAGGTGCAGGAAGACAGTGGGGAGGagccagacagagaggaggagggagggggagaggtggaaatggaggagaaggagcagagagaggtgGTGCAAGAAGAAATGGAGAGCAAGGTGCagctgaaagagaaggagagagaaggggaggaggTAGAGGGGGTGAGAGAAGAGATGGTgtaggagacagacaggggaggaATGGAGGGAGATCAAATTCTACAGGCAGAGTCGGAACACCACAGGGCCATGGACTGGGCTATAAAACAATGGAAGAACTCTCTGGAAAAGACCCGTCTGTAGTGGCCATCACCCTGTCCTGTAACCCTGCCCTACAAGATGTCCTGAGTGGGACAACAATGAGGCAGGACCTTGTCGAACTCCTCTGCCTGGTGCTGAGTAAAGCCTTCAAATCACGGACAGACAGAGGCACCCTACAGCACTTGGCTGGCATCATAAAAGACTCAGGGTTCTTCCGCACCATCCTTCCCCACTATCTGGTGGGCATGGAGTCAGAGTTCAATCTCGTCCGCAGGGCACAATACCCACGACATCTGGAAAACATCCTGGCTATTCTGTCAGAG GTCCTCAGCATCTTCCCTGCTAGCTCTGTCCAGGCAGTGAGTTTGCTGCTGACGCTGCTCCAAGCCTCCATCAACAGCCTGAGGGCATCTGGAGTGGACATCCAGCCTCAAATGGAGGAGAGTGTGGAGAGTGTTCAGGGCCTGATCAGGCACCTCCAGGAGAAATCCAGGGAGGGTACCCTGCGCTCAGACAGGGACACTTATGCCCTCCTACCCACTGGACGTGATAACCCAG GTGAAGAAGAGCAGCAAGATTTCAGGACCATACCCATCTACCCAACTCGTGAGGAGTTCCATCAGGACCACAGGCCCTTCCTTAGACCCAACCTCACCTCTCAGCGCTACACAAACACCCATCTCTACCTTGACACGCACTTCCGGCTGCTGAGAGAGGACTTTGTGCGGCCACTCCGTGAGGGGATCCAGCAATTGCTTCGGAACCAAatgggaagagaaggaggaaggagtGATAATTCACTGAAGACGAAGCGCTTTGATGATATCAGAGTATATTTTGACACAAAACTGGTGGTACCCAAGTGCACGCCGACTGGACTCGCCTACATAGTCCAGTTTGACATTCAGCCACTTAAG TTTGTGCGCTGGCAGAACTCCAAGAGGCTGATCTATGGTTCCCTGGTCTGCCTGTCGTGTGATAATTTTGAGAGCTTCTTGTTTGCCACAGTGTCAGATCGGGATCCCAATAGCCTGCAGAGAGGACAGGTCCAGATTACCTTTACTGAAGAAAGCAGATTCAAGTTGGCCAGAATTCAG AAAGGTCAATTATTCCTGATGATTGAGACCACTGCCTACTTTGAGGCCTATCGGTATGTTCTAGAGGGCCtacaggagcaggaggaggacagcatgCCCTTTCAGAG GTACATCGTGGAGTGCAGCACAGATGTGCAACCCCCAGCTTATCTGCAAAGAAGAGATATCTATGACCTGTCATCCATTGCTGACCCTGACTATAAGGACAGTATACGGCCCTTTCACAGCCTGGAGGAAGAGGCCTGGCCGAGAATGGAGGAGCTGGGGCTGGATGAGTCCCAGATGAGAGCCTTCCAGCTGGCCCTCACGAAGGAGCTGACCATCATACAGGGGCCTCCTGGCACTG GAAAAACCTACGTTGGCCTTAAGATTGCTCAGGCTCTGTTGACCAATCAGGATCTTTGGAGAGACAGATTTGGTACGGCTCCGATGCTGGTAGTGTGTTACACTAACCATGCCCTGGATCAGTTCCTTGAGG GTATTCATACATTTCTGCAAGAGGGCATAGTGAGAGTAGGAGGCCGCAGCAACAGTGAGATCCTGAAGCGTTTCAATCTAAGGGAGCTGACTCACTCACATGACTTCAGACGTACGCTGCCGTCTCACCTGCGATACGCATATAGTGAG ATTTACAAGCAGCTGTGTCAGGAGGAGAGGGGCATTCAGAGTCAGAGTATGAGGCTGGAGTGTTCTCTGAAAGGCGTCCTGCGAGAAAGCTTCTTAGAGAAGTTCATTTCAGACATACACTGGGACAGTCTGCACCTACCACCT ACACAGGATGGTTTTGAGACCTGGAGTGAGAAGAAGTCCAGTCTGATAATGGAGTGGTTGGGTTTGGGTTCCACCGTCTTCctgcagagggagacagagaatgCAAATAGAAATGAAG ATATAGCAGCGGCGGAAGCGATGGAGCTGGAAGAAGAGGACCTCATTGAAATCGCAGAGGAAGCAGATCTGCTCCAGGCAGAGCGGATTATTGAAGACAACATTGGTCCCAGAGGTGGTAGAGATGGCAGAAAGAAGGGAGACATGGAGGAAGCTGTCAGAGCAGTAGAAGAACTAATGCTGGCTATGAACCTGGATAAAGCTGAAATTCAGGCTGAGCAGAGCGAGGAAGGATGGGAG ATGCAACGGGaccagaagagaaagaagaagaacagaatCAGGAAAGAGCTGGGGAAGAGCTCGGCTATGACTGACAAAGAGGAAGATGCTGTCTTGGATATTTGGACCCTAAGCCTTCCAGACAGATGGAGACTCTATCG GTTGTGGGTGGCACGCTACAGGGTAGAACTTTGCACCAGAGTCCTAGAGTCTGAACAGGCCTATCAGAATGCAGTAGACAGATTGGCTGATGTAAAACGTCAGGAGAACCTCTGTCTCCTCAAGGAAGCCACG GTTATTGGCATGACAACAACAGGGGCGGCCAAGTTCCGTAAAGTTCTGCAGGAAGTTCGTCCACGTCTGGTGATTGTAGAAGAGGCTGCAGAGGTGCTCGAGGCCCACACCATCACCACATTGAGTGAAGCATGTCAACACCTCATCCTCATCGGAGACCACCAGCAG CTGCGCCCCAGTGCCACAGTATATGAACTTGCTAAGAACTTCCACCTGGAGATGTCCATGTTTGAGAGGCTGGTGAAGATGGGACTTCCTTATGTCAGACTCAACTACcag cATCGTATGAGGCCAGACATTGCCTGTCTTTTGACCCCACACATCTACTCAGAGCTGGAAAACCATCCCTCTGTGTTGGACTATGAGAACATCAAG GGCATTAATACCAATTTATTCTTTGTGGAGCACAACTACCCAGAAGAAGAGATCAAAGATGGGAGAAGCCATCAGAACCGACATGAGGCGATGTTTGTAGTCGCTCTTTGCCGCTATCTTCTCTTTCAAGACTACAAACCAGAGCAAATTACTATCCTCACGACCTATACCGGCCAGCTCCACTGTCTGCGCAAACTTATGCCTGCCAGCCAGTTCACAGGGGTCAAAGTGCATGTAGTGGACAAGTACCAGGGAGAAGAGAATGACATTGTCTTGTTGTCTCTGGTCCGCAGCAACCTACAGGGTAAAGTTGGCTTTTTGAACATTCCCAATCGAGTCTGTGTAGCCTTGTCTCGTGCCAAGAAAGGTCTCTACTGTATTGGCAACAGTGCAATGCTGGGCCAAGTCAAACTGTGGAGCAACATCTTCTACACCTTGAGGCAGAAGGACCAGGTTGGGAATGCCCTGACCCTGTGCTGTCAGAATCATCCAAATCGACAGCTAAAAGTTTCAAATGTTGATGATTTCAAACAAGCCCCTGAGGGGGGCTGCACCCAGCCTTGCGAGTTCCGTTTGGATTGTGGTCATGTTTGCTCAAGAGTCTGCCACCCCTACGACCCTGAGCACAAGGAGTACAAGTGTGGCAAGAAGTGCCAGAAGATTTTATGTGATCGGGGACACAGGTGCACACTTGTGTGCCATAAAGCATGCCCAGAGAAATGTCCAGTGAAGGTTGAGAAGATCATACCCCAGtgtctacacacacagatggttCCCTGCCACCAGGACCCAAATAAATTTGTTTGCCAGGAGCCTTGCCAGAAGCTGCTTCACTGTGGACATCCATGTGATTCATTGTGTGGGGAACCATGCACCAGTAAGTGCAAGGTGAAGGTCACCTTAAAACTAAGGTGTGGCCACAGCCAGCAAGATGCctgtttttacaaaacacagaaagaggaGCCTGAATGTAGGACCCCTTGTGAACATCAGCTAAAATGTGGCCATGCCTGTGGTGGTAACTGTGGCAAGTGTTATCAGGGACGATTCCATTTCCCATGTTTACACCAGTGTGAGCGTCTCCTGATTTGCTCTCACAAGTGCAGGGAGCCTTGCACTCGCGATTGCCCCCCTTGTCAGAGACCATGTGAGAATTGCTGCGTCCACAGCAAGTGTATGAAGCCATGTGGACAGCCCTGTGCTCTGTGTATTGAGCCCTGCGCTTGGCAGTGCCCTCACCAAAGCTGCAATAAACTTTGCTATGAGCCATGTGATCGTCTGCCATGCACCCAACCCTGCGCCAAGACCCTGGATTGCGGCCACCCGTGCATAGGTCTGTGTGGAGACAAATGTCCAAGCAAATGTCGCATCTGTAATTACGATGAGGTCACAGAGATTTTCTTCGGCACTGAGGATGAACCTGATGCTTACTTCATTCAGCTAGAAGACTGTGGACACATCATTGAATACACAGCCATGGACACATACATGGGCATGGATGACAGCCAGCAGGCAAATGAAGGAGAGCAGGTGGCCATAAAACTGAAGGAATGTCCGAAGTGTCGAACTCCAATCCGCAAGAATCTACGCTATGGATCTCACATCAACAGCAGTCTGGCTGAGATAGAGATGGTAAAGGCGAAGATAAATGGACATCAGGCAGATATTGAAGAACACAGGAAGGCCCTTCAAAAACAGTGGAAGGATAACCTTCACACATATGAAATGCATCAGCAAAAGGAATATATGCATATCAATGACAGACTGGGAAAAACTTATCTCACAGCAAATGATCTGTGGGTCCTGGAAAACAAGATAGATTTCCTAGTAAGAGTTGCAAAGCTGAGGAAGATCCAAAGGGAAAACATGTCATTCAGGCAAAGCTTCAGATTAGAAAAGTATTTTGAGGAGTTTGTGCGCTGGCTCAACAACAGCCACCAAAAATTCACAGACCAGCAGGTCTTTGATTTGCAGAGAGAGTTACCGAGACTCACCCTCTTGACTGAACTCAATGCCCGTTGCCATATGGCAGACAAGAGAAGGCAAAGTGACAAATTTCAATCCGAGGTACAAACAATAACAGCGATTTTGGAAAAGTCTGGCCAATTCACTGAGCAAGATCAACGCAGAGTGAAAGAAGCCATGAAGGAACTAGACAACAAGCTTCCGCTCCCAGGCTTGGGGAtcagtgaggaggagagaaagatgatCGTCTCGGCTGTGAAAATGCCGCTTGGACACTGGCACAAATGTCCTAATGGCCATGTCTATCTTATAACAGAGTGTGGAGGGGCTATGGAGAGTCGACGCTGCCCTGACTGTGATGCTACTATTGGTGGGGGCAGTCACAGACTGGCAAGTGGCAACCAAGTCGCCTCTGAGATGGATGGGGCACAGCACCCTGCTTGGTCTGAAACCAACAACCTTCTAAACTTTGAACAATTTGACTGA